The [Flavobacterium] thermophilum genome has a segment encoding these proteins:
- the rnpA gene encoding Ribonuclease P protein component, which yields MKKKYRIKKNEEFQEVFQQGVSVANRQFVVYTLDRPEQPYFRIGLSVSKKLGKAVVRNRIKRYVRQCFLELKEEVAPGKDYVIIARQPAAEMGYAEVKKSLIHVLRKAGGLKKGGQPSHSA from the coding sequence ATGAAAAAAAAATATCGCATCAAAAAAAACGAGGAATTTCAAGAGGTGTTTCAGCAGGGCGTCTCGGTGGCGAACCGCCAGTTTGTCGTCTACACGCTTGACCGTCCTGAGCAGCCTTATTTTCGCATTGGGCTGTCAGTCAGCAAAAAGCTTGGCAAAGCGGTTGTCAGAAACCGGATCAAACGATACGTCCGCCAATGCTTTCTTGAATTGAAAGAAGAGGTCGCCCCTGGCAAGGACTATGTCATTATTGCCAGGCAGCCTGCGGCGGAAATGGGCTACGCGGAAGTGAAAAAAAGTTTGATCCATGTGCTGCGGAAAGCCGGGGGGCTGAAAAAAGGAGGCCAACCGTCGCATTCGGCTTGA
- the recF gene encoding DNA replication and repair protein recF, with product MFLTDLVLTNYRNYEHEMVNFSQGVNVILGENAQGKTNMMEAIYVLAMAKSHRTSNDKDLIRWNEEYAKIEGRAEKRSGSLALELLISKKGKKARCNHIEQRRLSQYVGQLNVVMFAPEDLNLVKGSPQVRRRFIDMEIGQVSPVYIHDLGQYQKLLQQRNHCLKMMQTRERGNEAVLDVLTEQLAVLAAKITLRRRQFLSLLEQWAMPIHREISRGAEQLGIRYEPSVDVSEKAELSRIVEAYCETFASLRKREIERGTTLAGPHRDDIAFIVNGKNVQTFGSQGQQRTTALAVKLAEIELIFSELGDYPILLLDDVLSELDDFRQTHLLDAIRKKVQTFVTTTSIDGIKHDIIQEAAIYRVHSGSVAAPS from the coding sequence GTGTTTTTAACCGACTTAGTGTTAACGAACTACCGCAACTACGAACATGAAATGGTGAATTTCAGCCAAGGCGTCAACGTCATTCTCGGGGAAAATGCCCAAGGGAAGACAAACATGATGGAGGCCATTTATGTATTGGCCATGGCGAAATCGCACCGCACATCGAACGATAAAGACCTTATCCGTTGGAATGAAGAGTATGCTAAAATAGAAGGAAGAGCGGAAAAACGAAGCGGTTCTCTTGCCCTTGAACTGCTCATCTCAAAAAAAGGGAAAAAAGCGAGATGCAACCATATTGAGCAGCGACGGCTCAGCCAATATGTCGGGCAGTTAAATGTCGTCATGTTCGCTCCGGAAGACTTGAATCTGGTCAAAGGAAGTCCGCAAGTGCGGCGGCGGTTTATCGATATGGAAATCGGACAAGTATCCCCCGTTTATATACATGATTTGGGTCAATACCAAAAACTGTTGCAGCAGCGCAACCACTGCTTGAAGATGATGCAGACGCGCGAGAGGGGCAACGAGGCGGTGCTTGACGTATTAACCGAACAGCTCGCCGTGCTGGCGGCGAAGATTACGTTGCGGCGCCGCCAGTTTTTGTCGCTGCTTGAGCAGTGGGCGATGCCGATCCACCGTGAAATCAGCCGCGGAGCTGAACAACTCGGCATTCGGTATGAACCGTCGGTCGACGTATCAGAAAAGGCAGAATTGTCGAGAATAGTAGAAGCATACTGCGAAACGTTCGCTTCCTTGCGAAAACGGGAAATCGAGCGGGGAACGACGCTTGCCGGCCCGCATCGCGATGACATCGCGTTTATCGTCAACGGAAAAAACGTCCAAACGTTCGGTTCCCAAGGGCAACAGCGCACAACCGCGCTGGCGGTGAAACTGGCGGAAATTGAGCTCATCTTTTCCGAGTTAGGTGATTACCCCATTTTGTTGCTCGATGATGTGCTGTCCGAACTTGATGACTTTCGGCAAACCCACCTCTTAGATGCGATCCGAAAAAAAGTGCAAACTTTCGTGACCACAACGAGCATTGACGGCATTAAGCACGATATCATTCAAGAAGCGGCTATTTATCGAGTCCACTCCGGTTCGGTAGCTGCCCCTTCTTGA
- the dnaA_2 gene encoding Chromosomal replication initiator protein DnaA, whose product MENIHDLWDRVLQEIERKISKPSFETWLKSTKAHSLRGDTLVIVAPNEFARDWLDSRYSHLIGETIYAITGEELAVKFIIPPNQADEELEFQPAKKQRKPYEEANDFPQSMLNPKYTFDTFVIGSGNRFAHAASLAVAEAPAKAYNPLFIYGGVGLGKTHLMHAIGHYVIEHNPSAKVVYLSSEKFTNEFINAIRDNRPDDFRNKYRNVDVLLIDDIQFLAGKEQTQEEFFHTFNTLHEESKQIVISSDRPPKEIPTLEDRLRSRFEWGLITDITPPDLETRIAILRKKAKAEGFDIPNEVMLYIANQIDSNIRELEGALIRVVAYSSLINKEITADLAAEALKDIIPSAKPKVITIQDIQRVVGQHFNIKLEDFKAKKRTKSVAFPRQIAMYLSRELTDCSLPKIGDEFGGRDHTTVIHAHEKISKLLQTDTQLQKHVKEIQEKLKQL is encoded by the coding sequence GTGGAAAATATCCATGATTTATGGGATCGCGTGCTTCAGGAAATTGAACGGAAAATCAGCAAGCCGAGCTTTGAGACTTGGCTCAAGTCAACGAAAGCCCACTCTTTGCGTGGTGACACGCTCGTCATCGTAGCCCCGAACGAGTTTGCTAGAGACTGGCTTGATTCCCGCTATTCCCATTTAATTGGGGAAACGATCTACGCCATTACCGGCGAAGAGCTGGCCGTCAAATTTATCATTCCGCCAAACCAGGCTGACGAAGAACTCGAGTTTCAACCGGCCAAAAAACAGCGGAAGCCGTACGAGGAAGCGAATGATTTCCCGCAAAGCATGTTAAATCCGAAATATACATTCGACACGTTTGTCATCGGCTCCGGCAACCGGTTCGCCCATGCTGCATCACTCGCGGTCGCCGAAGCTCCGGCCAAGGCGTACAACCCGCTTTTCATTTACGGCGGAGTCGGACTTGGAAAAACGCATTTGATGCACGCGATCGGCCATTACGTCATTGAACATAACCCATCCGCGAAAGTTGTCTATTTATCTTCAGAAAAGTTTACAAACGAGTTTATTAACGCCATTCGCGACAACCGCCCGGACGATTTTCGCAACAAGTATCGAAACGTTGACGTTCTGCTGATCGATGATATTCAGTTCTTGGCTGGAAAAGAACAAACGCAGGAGGAATTTTTCCATACGTTTAACACGCTGCATGAAGAAAGCAAGCAAATCGTCATTTCAAGCGACCGGCCGCCTAAAGAAATCCCGACGCTTGAAGACCGCTTGCGTTCGCGCTTTGAGTGGGGGCTGATCACCGACATCACGCCGCCTGATTTGGAAACGCGGATCGCCATCCTCCGAAAAAAAGCGAAAGCGGAAGGGTTTGACATTCCGAACGAAGTGATGCTTTATATCGCCAATCAAATCGATTCGAACATCCGTGAGCTCGAAGGCGCCCTCATCCGCGTCGTCGCCTACTCATCGCTTATCAATAAAGAAATCACGGCTGACCTGGCAGCGGAAGCATTGAAGGATATCATTCCGAGCGCGAAGCCCAAAGTGATCACGATCCAAGACATTCAGCGCGTTGTTGGACAGCATTTCAATATTAAGCTTGAAGACTTTAAGGCAAAAAAACGGACAAAATCGGTCGCGTTCCCCCGGCAAATCGCCATGTATCTCTCCCGCGAACTGACCGACTGTTCGCTGCCAAAAATCGGCGACGAATTTGGCGGCCGCGATCATACGACGGTCATCCACGCCCATGAAAAAATATCAAAGCTTTTGCAAACCGACACGCAGCTGCAGAAACATGTGAAAGAAATCCAAGAAAAGCTGAAGCAACTGTGA
- the misCA_2 gene encoding Stage III sporulation protein J, with product MKRRILFIALIGALAAMLSGCTEINEPITRESKGFWNEYIVYPLSWLIKYVAGLLGGSFGLSIIVVTILIRLLILPLMIQQTRNAKAMQALQPEIEALRKKYSSKDAQTQQKLQQEMMLLFQKHGVNPMAGCLPILIQMPILIGFYHAIMRTREIAQHNFLWFDLGEKDPYFILPVIAGVTTFIQQKIMMAGSAQQNPQMAMLLWMMPIMIVIFAINFPAALSLYWVVGNIFSIVQTYLIKGPNVSAHLGGAKK from the coding sequence GTGAAAAGGCGAATACTATTCATTGCTTTGATCGGTGCATTGGCTGCCATGTTGTCTGGATGCACGGAGATTAATGAACCGATCACCCGAGAAAGCAAGGGGTTTTGGAACGAGTATATCGTTTATCCGCTCTCCTGGCTGATCAAATATGTGGCCGGGCTGCTCGGCGGAAGTTTTGGGTTGTCGATTATTGTCGTCACGATTTTAATCCGTTTGTTGATTTTGCCGCTGATGATCCAACAGACGCGCAATGCCAAAGCGATGCAAGCGCTTCAGCCGGAAATAGAGGCGTTGCGTAAAAAGTACAGTTCGAAAGACGCTCAGACACAGCAAAAGCTCCAGCAGGAAATGATGCTCTTGTTCCAAAAGCACGGGGTCAATCCGATGGCCGGCTGTTTGCCGATTTTAATCCAAATGCCGATTTTAATCGGTTTTTACCACGCGATTATGCGGACAAGGGAAATTGCCCAACATAATTTTTTATGGTTTGACCTTGGCGAAAAGGATCCGTACTTTATTTTGCCGGTCATTGCCGGGGTGACGACGTTTATCCAGCAAAAGATCATGATGGCCGGCTCCGCTCAGCAAAACCCGCAAATGGCGATGTTGCTTTGGATGATGCCGATTATGATCGTCATTTTCGCCATCAACTTCCCGGCAGCTTTGTCGCTGTACTGGGTGGTTGGGAACATTTTCTCTATTGTGCAAACGTATCTTATTAAAGGGCCAAACGTCTCTGCCCATTTAGGAGGAGCGAAAAAGTGA
- the dnaN gene encoding DNA polymerase III subunit beta, which produces MNISIDREALARSVQDVMKAVSTRTTIPILTGIKLTATALGVTLTGSDSDISIESFIPLEKEGRLLVDVKRPGSIVLQARFFAEIVKKLPQQTVEIETEDNFLTVIRSGHSEFRLNGLNADEYPRLPQIEEENVFQIPADLLKTIIRQTVFAVSTSETRPILTGVNWKVENNELVCTATDSHRLAMRKVKIEAGHAVSYNVVIPGKSLNELSKILDDGSAPVDIVITANQVLFKAEHLLFFSRLLDGNYPETARLIPTESKTTMTVNAKEFLQAIDRASLLAREGRNNVVKLTTLPGGLLEISSVSPEIGKVTEQLQAESLEGEELNISFSAKYMMDALRTLDGTDIQISFTGAMRPFVLRPLYTDSMLQLILPVRTY; this is translated from the coding sequence GTGAACATCTCGATTGACCGTGAAGCGCTGGCAAGAAGCGTCCAAGATGTGATGAAAGCTGTATCGACGAGAACGACGATTCCGATTTTGACAGGGATTAAACTGACAGCGACGGCCCTTGGGGTGACATTGACAGGCAGCGACTCCGATATTTCGATCGAGTCGTTCATTCCGCTTGAAAAAGAAGGTCGGCTGCTCGTTGATGTCAAAAGGCCGGGAAGCATCGTGCTGCAAGCTCGCTTTTTTGCTGAAATTGTCAAAAAGCTGCCGCAGCAAACTGTCGAGATCGAGACGGAAGACAACTTTTTGACTGTCATCCGCTCAGGCCACTCGGAATTCCGTCTCAATGGCTTAAATGCCGACGAATATCCGCGGTTGCCGCAAATTGAGGAAGAAAACGTCTTTCAAATTCCGGCTGATCTATTGAAGACAATCATCCGACAAACTGTTTTTGCTGTTTCAACATCGGAAACGCGCCCCATCTTGACAGGTGTCAACTGGAAAGTGGAGAATAACGAACTCGTCTGCACGGCGACAGACAGCCATCGTTTGGCGATGCGAAAGGTAAAAATTGAAGCAGGACATGCTGTGTCGTACAACGTCGTCATTCCGGGGAAAAGCCTAAACGAGCTGAGCAAAATTTTGGACGACGGCAGCGCTCCGGTCGATATTGTCATAACGGCCAACCAAGTGTTGTTTAAAGCGGAACATCTTCTTTTCTTTTCCCGGCTGCTTGACGGAAACTATCCGGAAACAGCCCGCCTGATTCCGACAGAAAGCAAAACAACGATGACCGTCAATGCGAAAGAGTTTTTGCAAGCGATTGACCGGGCATCACTGCTTGCAAGGGAAGGGAGAAACAATGTCGTGAAACTGACGACGCTCCCGGGAGGGCTGTTGGAAATTTCCTCGGTTTCTCCAGAAATCGGGAAAGTGACGGAACAGTTGCAGGCCGAATCACTTGAAGGGGAAGAGTTAAACATCTCGTTCAGCGCAAAATATATGATGGATGCACTCCGGACCCTTGATGGCACCGATATTCAAATCAGTTTCACCGGGGCAATGCGCCCGTTCGTGCTGCGTCCGCTTTACACCGACTCGATGCTGCAGCTCATTTTGCCGGTAAGAACATATTGA
- the gyrB_2 gene encoding DNA gyrase subunit B: MTMEQRVERAYDASQIQVLEGLEAVRKRPGMYIGSTGPKGLHHLVWEIVDNSIDEALAGYCTEIHVTIGKDNSITVADNGRGIPVDVHEATGRPAVEVIMTVLHAGGKFGGGGYKVSGGLHGVGASVVNALSEWLEVYVYRDGKIHYQKYERGEPCTDLQVIGETDRTGTTTRFKPDPEIFTETTEFDYETLAARLRELAFLNRGLKITLTDERVDNRKSEYFYEGGIRSYVRHLNRTREVLHEEPIYIAGERDGIAVEIALQYNDGYTSNIYSFVNNIHTHEGGTHESGFKMALTRIINDYARKQQIFKDNDANLTGEDVREGLTAIVSIKHPSPQFEGQTKTKLGNSDARTVTDAVFSEQFETFLLEHPTIARKIVEKGMMAARARLAAKKARELTRRKSALEVSNLPGKLADCSSRDPSISELYIVEGDSAGGSAKQGRDRHFQAILPLRGKILNVEKARIDKILSNNEVRAIITALGTGIGEEFDISKARYHKVIIMTDADVDGAHIRTLLLTFFYRYMRQFIEHGYVYIAQPPLYKIEQGKQVRYAYNDRQLEKILAELPEQPKPTIQRYKGLGEMNPEQLWETTMNPEKRTLLQVSLQDAIDADETFEILMGDKVEPRRQFIEENARYVKNLDI, translated from the coding sequence ATGACAATGGAACAACGGGTTGAGCGAGCGTACGACGCGAGCCAAATCCAAGTGCTCGAAGGCCTTGAAGCAGTTCGAAAGCGCCCGGGGATGTACATCGGCTCGACGGGGCCTAAAGGGCTGCACCACCTCGTTTGGGAAATCGTCGACAACAGCATTGACGAAGCATTAGCCGGCTATTGCACGGAAATTCATGTGACGATCGGAAAGGATAACAGCATCACGGTCGCTGACAACGGGCGCGGCATTCCAGTCGATGTGCATGAGGCAACCGGACGGCCGGCTGTTGAGGTCATCATGACCGTTCTGCACGCCGGCGGGAAGTTCGGCGGCGGCGGTTATAAAGTATCCGGCGGCTTGCACGGCGTCGGCGCCTCGGTCGTCAACGCCTTGTCGGAATGGCTGGAAGTTTACGTATACCGAGATGGGAAAATCCATTATCAAAAATACGAGCGGGGCGAGCCGTGCACCGATCTGCAAGTCATCGGCGAGACGGACCGAACCGGGACGACGACCCGCTTTAAGCCGGATCCGGAAATTTTTACAGAAACGACCGAGTTTGATTACGAAACGTTGGCCGCCCGGCTGCGCGAGCTCGCCTTTTTGAACCGCGGCTTGAAAATCACCTTGACGGATGAACGGGTTGACAACCGGAAAAGTGAATACTTTTATGAAGGCGGCATCCGCTCTTACGTCCGCCATTTGAATCGGACGCGGGAAGTGTTGCACGAAGAGCCGATTTACATTGCCGGCGAGCGCGACGGCATCGCTGTCGAAATCGCCTTGCAGTACAACGACGGCTATACGAGCAACATTTATTCATTCGTGAATAATATCCATACGCACGAAGGCGGCACGCATGAATCCGGCTTTAAAATGGCGTTGACGCGCATCATCAATGACTACGCCCGCAAACAGCAAATTTTCAAGGACAATGATGCCAATTTGACGGGGGAAGATGTGCGGGAAGGGCTGACGGCCATTGTGTCAATCAAACACCCCTCCCCGCAATTTGAGGGGCAGACGAAAACAAAGCTCGGCAACAGCGATGCGCGCACGGTGACGGACGCTGTCTTTTCTGAACAATTTGAAACGTTTTTGCTCGAACACCCGACCATTGCCCGAAAAATTGTCGAAAAAGGGATGATGGCCGCCCGCGCCCGCCTGGCGGCCAAAAAGGCGCGCGAACTGACGCGGCGCAAAAGCGCGCTTGAAGTCTCCAATTTGCCGGGCAAACTTGCCGACTGCTCGTCAAGAGATCCGTCGATCAGCGAGCTGTATATCGTGGAGGGGGATTCGGCGGGCGGTTCAGCGAAACAAGGGCGCGACCGCCATTTCCAGGCGATTTTGCCGTTGCGTGGGAAAATTCTCAACGTCGAGAAGGCAAGAATCGACAAAATCTTGTCCAACAACGAAGTGCGGGCGATCATCACCGCTCTTGGCACCGGCATTGGCGAAGAGTTCGACATCTCAAAGGCGCGTTATCATAAAGTCATCATTATGACCGATGCGGACGTCGACGGCGCTCATATCCGCACGCTTCTTTTGACATTCTTTTATCGCTACATGCGTCAATTTATCGAGCACGGCTATGTGTACATCGCCCAACCGCCCCTGTATAAAATCGAACAAGGAAAACAAGTGCGCTACGCTTACAACGACCGCCAGCTCGAAAAAATTCTTGCTGAGCTGCCGGAACAACCGAAGCCGACAATCCAGCGCTACAAAGGGTTGGGCGAGATGAACCCAGAGCAACTTTGGGAGACGACGATGAACCCGGAAAAGCGAACATTGCTTCAAGTCAGCTTGCAAGATGCCATTGACGCAGATGAAACGTTTGAAATTTTAATGGGCGACAAAGTCGAGCCACGCCGCCAATTTATCGAAGAAAACGCCCGTTATGTGAAAAACTTGGACATTTAG
- the rpfG_2 gene encoding Cyclic di-GMP phosphodiesterase response regulator RpfG produces MVRVKRSQLREGCVLAEDVIGKTKRPIMTKNTIITTPLLQVLEKFLVEEVEIEPFLANGEPFSPGDSAAAEDQRPLSLYLETVRQYKTWFQSWRSGLPVDINEIREAVIPLFEHMTGCKRELLALHHYATKEEYLYHHAVSVGLLAGFLAMELGYSRGECHQVVLAGVLSDCGMAKMSKQILTKPSALTEVEFREVKQHPILGYRMVQKITALSHGAKLAVLQHHERNDGSGYPLKLKAKKIHPYSQLVATADVYHAMTSERLYRRKQPPLRAIETMLRQQAGRLSADAVAVLLNRLVGLQTGAVVKLSNGETAEVMLIQPDEPTRPVVKAARTGRLLLLSTQHDIYIEEVLRAPMDE; encoded by the coding sequence ATGGTTCGCGTGAAGCGCTCCCAGCTTCGCGAAGGCTGTGTGCTTGCTGAAGATGTAATCGGCAAAACGAAACGGCCGATTATGACAAAAAACACTATTATTACAACACCGTTGTTGCAAGTGCTTGAAAAATTTCTTGTAGAGGAAGTGGAGATTGAGCCGTTTCTCGCAAACGGCGAACCATTTTCGCCAGGGGATTCGGCCGCGGCGGAGGATCAACGGCCGCTCTCTTTATATTTAGAGACCGTCCGCCAATACAAGACATGGTTTCAATCTTGGCGGTCCGGCTTGCCGGTCGACATCAATGAAATAAGGGAAGCTGTCATTCCCCTTTTTGAACACATGACAGGCTGCAAGCGGGAATTGCTTGCGTTGCACCATTATGCAACAAAAGAGGAATATTTATATCATCACGCCGTCAGTGTAGGATTGCTCGCCGGCTTTTTAGCCATGGAGCTCGGGTATAGCCGCGGGGAATGCCACCAAGTCGTTTTAGCCGGCGTCTTGTCCGACTGCGGCATGGCAAAAATGAGCAAACAAATTTTAACGAAGCCGTCGGCGCTCACTGAAGTGGAGTTCCGCGAAGTGAAGCAACATCCGATTCTCGGCTACCGCATGGTGCAGAAGATCACAGCGTTAAGCCATGGAGCGAAGCTAGCCGTTTTGCAACATCATGAGCGAAACGACGGCAGCGGCTATCCGCTCAAGTTAAAAGCGAAAAAAATTCACCCCTACAGCCAACTCGTCGCAACAGCGGATGTGTACCACGCCATGACGTCAGAGCGCTTGTATCGGCGCAAACAGCCGCCGCTTCGGGCCATTGAAACGATGTTGCGGCAGCAAGCCGGCAGATTGAGCGCAGACGCCGTCGCTGTACTGTTGAACCGTCTCGTCGGCCTGCAAACAGGAGCCGTCGTCAAACTATCCAACGGTGAGACAGCCGAAGTCATGTTGATTCAGCCAGACGAGCCAACCCGGCCGGTTGTCAAAGCAGCGAGGACGGGACGATTGCTTCTGTTAAGCACTCAACATGATATATATATTGAGGAGGTTTTGCGTGCACCAATGGATGAATAG
- the gyrA_2 gene encoding DNA gyrase subunit A: MAEHEQSRIREVNISQEMRSSFLDYAMSVIVSRALPDVRDGLKPVHRRILYAMHDLGMTADKPYKKSARIVGEVIGKYHPHGDAAVYDTMVRMAQDFNYRYMLVDGHGNFGSIDGDAAAAMRYTEARMSKIAMELLRDINKDTIDYQDNYDGSEKEPVVLPSRFPNLLVNGSSGIAVGMATNIPPHQLGEVIDALLALSRNPEMTVADLMEYIPGPDFPTAGQIIGRSGIRKAYETGRGSITLRAKAEIEQHANGKETIIVSELPYQVNKAKLIERIAELVRERKIDGITDLRDESDRSGMRIVIEVRRDANAKVVLNNLYKHTALQTSFGINMLALVDGEPKVLNLKECLEHYLNHQKTVIRRRTAFELKKAEARAHILEGLRIALDHLDEVIDLIRRSRTTEIAREGLMERFSLSERQAQAILDMRLQRLTGLEREKIEQEYQELLRLIAELKAVLADEEKVLQIIRDELAEIKERFNDERRTEIIAGAVEQFDDEDLIPHEHVVITLTHKGYIKRLPLSTYRSQKRGGRGVQGMHTAEDDFVEHLLVTSTHDNVLFFTNKGKVYRAKGYEIPEFGRTAKGLPIINLLELDKDEWINAMIPIENEFDNELYLVFATKQGIAKRSPLSAFAHIRNNGLIAIHLREGDELISVKLTDGKKHLIIGTKRGMLIRFPETDVRTMGRSATGVKAISLDDGDEVVGMEILEDHHDVLVVTKKGFGKRTPASEYRVQSRGGKGLKTCNVTERNGPVVAVTTVVGNEDLMVITTGGVLIRIAVSDISRTGRIAQGVKLIRLSGEDEHECVATVAKVPEEEKEEKEEEGHPA; the protein is encoded by the coding sequence ATGGCAGAACATGAACAATCGCGCATTCGCGAAGTCAATATCAGCCAGGAAATGCGCTCGTCGTTCCTTGACTACGCCATGAGCGTCATCGTTTCCCGCGCCTTGCCGGATGTGCGCGATGGGCTGAAACCGGTGCACCGCCGCATTTTATATGCCATGCATGACCTCGGCATGACCGCTGATAAACCGTATAAAAAGTCAGCCCGCATCGTCGGCGAAGTGATCGGGAAATACCACCCGCACGGCGACGCCGCCGTGTATGATACGATGGTGCGCATGGCGCAAGACTTCAACTACCGGTACATGCTCGTTGACGGGCACGGCAACTTCGGGTCGATCGACGGCGATGCAGCAGCGGCCATGCGTTACACGGAAGCCCGCATGTCGAAAATCGCCATGGAGCTGTTGCGCGACATCAATAAAGACACGATCGATTACCAAGATAACTACGACGGTTCAGAAAAAGAACCGGTTGTGCTGCCGTCACGGTTTCCAAACTTGCTTGTCAATGGTTCGTCAGGCATTGCCGTTGGGATGGCGACGAACATCCCTCCGCATCAGCTTGGCGAGGTCATCGATGCGCTGTTGGCGTTAAGCCGAAACCCGGAGATGACCGTTGCCGACTTGATGGAATACATTCCTGGTCCGGATTTCCCGACGGCCGGGCAAATCATCGGCCGCAGCGGCATCCGCAAGGCGTACGAAACGGGACGGGGATCCATTACGTTGCGCGCCAAGGCTGAAATTGAGCAGCATGCCAATGGCAAGGAAACGATTATTGTAAGCGAACTCCCCTATCAAGTGAACAAAGCAAAGCTGATTGAACGGATCGCCGAATTGGTGCGCGAGAGAAAAATCGACGGCATCACCGATTTGCGCGATGAATCGGACCGAAGCGGAATGCGCATCGTTATTGAAGTGCGGCGCGATGCGAACGCGAAGGTCGTGTTAAACAACTTATACAAACATACCGCCTTGCAGACGAGTTTTGGAATCAACATGCTCGCCTTGGTGGATGGCGAGCCGAAAGTGTTGAACTTAAAAGAATGTTTGGAGCACTATTTGAACCACCAGAAAACGGTCATCCGCCGGCGAACGGCCTTTGAGCTGAAAAAGGCTGAAGCGCGCGCCCATATTCTTGAAGGCTTGCGCATTGCCCTTGACCATTTGGATGAAGTGATCGACCTCATCCGTCGTTCGCGAACGACAGAAATAGCGCGCGAAGGGTTGATGGAGCGGTTTTCGCTCAGCGAACGGCAGGCGCAGGCGATCCTAGATATGCGCCTGCAACGGCTGACCGGCCTCGAGCGGGAAAAAATTGAACAGGAGTATCAAGAGCTTCTCCGCCTCATCGCTGAGTTGAAAGCGGTGTTGGCTGACGAAGAGAAAGTATTGCAGATCATTCGCGATGAACTGGCCGAAATCAAAGAGCGGTTTAACGACGAGCGGCGCACAGAGATCATTGCGGGGGCTGTCGAACAGTTTGACGACGAAGACTTAATCCCGCACGAACATGTCGTCATTACGCTCACCCATAAAGGATATATTAAGCGCCTGCCGTTATCGACGTATCGAAGCCAGAAACGCGGCGGCCGGGGCGTGCAAGGCATGCATACCGCCGAGGATGACTTTGTCGAACATTTGCTCGTCACTTCTACTCATGACAACGTGCTGTTTTTCACAAATAAAGGGAAAGTATACCGGGCGAAAGGCTATGAAATTCCGGAATTCGGCCGCACCGCCAAAGGGCTGCCGATCATCAACTTGCTTGAGCTCGACAAGGATGAATGGATCAACGCCATGATCCCCATTGAAAATGAGTTTGATAATGAGCTTTATCTCGTGTTTGCGACAAAGCAAGGGATCGCCAAGCGCTCTCCGCTCTCAGCTTTCGCCCACATCCGCAACAATGGGCTCATCGCCATTCACTTGCGCGAGGGGGATGAGCTGATTTCCGTCAAGTTGACGGACGGTAAAAAACATTTGATTATCGGCACGAAAAGAGGGATGCTCATCCGTTTTCCAGAAACGGATGTGCGGACAATGGGCCGCAGTGCGACGGGGGTCAAGGCCATCTCACTCGATGACGGCGATGAAGTCGTTGGCATGGAAATCTTGGAAGACCATCATGATGTTCTTGTTGTGACGAAAAAAGGGTTCGGCAAACGCACCCCAGCTTCGGAGTATCGCGTGCAAAGCCGGGGCGGCAAAGGGTTGAAAACGTGCAATGTCACGGAACGGAACGGCCCTGTTGTTGCAGTGACAACAGTCGTCGGCAATGAAGATTTAATGGTCATTACGACAGGCGGCGTGCTGATCCGCATCGCTGTCAGCGATATTTCCAGGACAGGGAGAATTGCCCAAGGCGTCAAGCTCATTCGCCTCTCGGGCGAAGACGAACATGAGTGTGTAGCGACAGTTGCCAAAGTGCCAGAGGAAGAAAAAGAAGAGAAAGAGGAAGAAGGGCATCCCGCTTAA
- a CDS encoding Uncharacterized conserved protein, protein MEQTVTIKTETITLGQLLKLVQLIDTGGAAKWFLQEYNVLVNGERETRRGRKLKDGDRVDVEQIGTFVVVRAE, encoded by the coding sequence ATGGAACAAACGGTGACGATTAAAACGGAAACGATCACGTTAGGACAGCTGTTGAAGCTTGTGCAGTTAATTGATACAGGCGGCGCTGCGAAATGGTTTTTGCAGGAATACAACGTGCTCGTCAATGGCGAAAGAGAGACCCGGCGCGGGCGGAAGTTAAAAGACGGCGACCGGGTGGATGTGGAGCAAATCGGCACGTTTGTCGTTGTACGGGCAGAGTAG